One window of the Trypanosoma brucei gambiense DAL972 chromosome 3, complete sequence genome contains the following:
- a CDS encoding 6-phospho-1-fructokinase, which translates to MAVESRSRVTSKLVKAHRAMLNSVTQEDLKVDRLPGADYPNPSKKYSSRTEFRDKTDYIMYNPRPRDEPSSENPVSVSPLLCELAAARSRIHFNPTETTIGIVTCGGICPGLNDVIRSITLTGINVYNVKRVIGFRFGYWGLSKKGSQTAIELHRGRVTNIHHYGGTILGSSRGPQDPKEMVDTLERLGVNILFTVGGDGTQRGALVISQEAKRRGVDISVFGVPKTIDNDLSFSHRTFGFQTAVEKAVQAIRAAYAEAVSANYGVGVVKLMGRDSGFIAAQAAVASAQANICLVPENPISEQEVMSLLERRFCHSRSCVIIVAEGFGQDWGRGSGGYDASGNKKLIDIGVILTEKVKAFLKANKSRYPDSTVKYIDPSYMIRACPPSANDALFCATLATLAVHEAMAGATGCIIAMRHNNYILVPIKVATSVRRVLDLRGQLWRQVREITVDLGSDVRLARKLEIRRELEAINRNRDRLHEELAKL; encoded by the coding sequence ATGGCCGTTGAATCTCGCAGCCGCGTTACGAGCAAGCTCGTCAAGGCCCACCGTGCCATGCTGAACAGCGTGACTCAGGAGGACCTCAAGGTGGACCGCCTCCCCGGTGCGGATTACCCGAACCCGTCCAAAAAATATTCGTCGCGCACAGAGTTCCGTGACAAGACGGATTACATCATGTACAACCCCCGCCCCAGGGATGAACCCTCTTCGGAGAACCCTGTATCGGTGAGCCCACTCCTTTGCGAACTTGCTGCTGCCCGCTCGCGCATTCACTTCAACCCGACGGAGACCACCATTGGTATTGTCACGTGCGGTGGTATTTGCCCCGGCCTCAACGACGTCATCCGTTCCATCACCCTTACCGGCATCAACGTGTACAACGTAAAGCGCGTGATTGGCTTCCGCTTCGGATACTGGGGCCTTTCCAAGAAGGGCAGTCAGACAGCCATTGAACTCCACCGCGGAAGAGTCACCAATATCCACCACTATGGCGGCACCATCCTAGGCAGCAGCCGTGGTCCACAGGACCCCAAGGAGATGGTTGATACTCTCGAGCGCCTCGGTGTCAACATCCTCTTCACTGTCGGTGGTGACGGCACGCAGCGCGGTGCGCTCGTCATCTCTCAAGAAGCCAAGCGCCGGGGTGTTGACATCTCCGTTTTTGGTGTTCCCAAGACTATTGACAACGACCTCAGCTTCTCTCACCGCACGTTCGGCTTCCAGACTGCTGTTGAGAAGGCTGTGCAGGCCATCCGCGCGGCGTATGCTGAGGCTGTCTCCGCCAACTATGGTGTTGGCGTTGTGAAGCTCATGGGTCGTGACAGCGGCTTCATTGCCGCTCAGGCTGCAGTGGCCAGTGCGCAGGCGAATATCTGCCTTGTTCCTGAAAACCCCATCTCCGAGCAGGAGGTGATGTCCCTTCTGGAGCGCCGATTCTGCCATTCCCGTTCCTGCGTCATCATCGTCGCTGAGGGATTCGGGCAAGACTGGGGTCGCGGCTCTGGCGGTTATGATGCGTCTGGCAACAAGAAGCTGATTGACATCGGCGTTATCCTCACGGAGAAAGTGAAGGCTTTCCTCAAGGCAAACAAGTCTCGCTACCCTGACTCGACAGTTAAATACATTGACCCCTCGTACATGATTCGTGCTTGCCCACCGTCGGCCAATGACGCCCTCTTCTGCGCCACCCTTGCCACTCTTGCAGTACATGAGGCAATGGCTGGTGCCACGGGCTGCATTATTGCCATGCGGCACAACAACTATATTCTTGTGCCCATCAAGGTGGCCACTTCCGTCCGCCGTGTGCTCGACCTCCGCGGACAGCTGTGGCGTCAGGTGCGTGAAATCACAGTGGATCTGGGCAGCGACGTCCGCCTGGCTCGTAAATTGGAGATCCGCCGTGAACTGGAGGCAATCAACAGGAATCGCGACCGCCTCCACGAGGAACTGGCCAAGCTCTAA
- a CDS encoding katanin, putative, with protein MSVDFTSKAVELFKKAARHDEQGEYREAYHWYMEAIEVFITAIKYETKNVTKRDLLRKKTMEITERAEKIKEYLENCDANRSGGQASSAVGQKTASSAKKAKEDEEDDKRLKSGLDNAIIRVKPNVQWSQIAGLEAAKEALKEAVILPVRFPQLFTGNRKPWKGILLYGPPGTGKSYLAKAVATEADGTFLSVSSADLMSRWLGDSEKLVRNLFEKAREAYREGGKPAIIFIDEIDSLCSARSDGENDASRRIKTEFLVQMQGVGHDDEGVLVLGATNIPWALDSAVRRRFERRIYIPLPQAHARCQMIKIHLGDTQHSLTDEDCNALAKMTEMYSGSDISIVVRNAMMECVRSVQLATHFKRVTGPDPKDPTRTVNDRLVPCSPGDPNAIPMTMNDITESEKLMPLPVTMQDFIKALRTARPSVSSEDITQHVKFTEEFGQEG; from the coding sequence ATGTCCGTTGATTTCACGTCCAAGGCAGTGGAATTATTCAAGAAAGCTGCCAGGCACGATGAGCAAGGGGAGTACAGGGAAGCATACCACTGGTACATGGAGGCGATTGAGGTTTTTATTACTGCCATTAAGTACGAGACCAAGAACGTGACAAAGAGGGATTTGCTGAGAAAGAAAACGATGGAGATAACGGAGCGGGCAGAAAAGATCAAAGAATACCTCGAAAACTGCGATGCAAACCGTAGTGGCGGTCAAGCTTCCAGTGCTGTGGGGCAGAAGACAGCTTCATCCGCGAAGAAGGCCaaggaggatgaagaagacGATAAGCGGCTGAAAAGTGGGTTAGATAATGCGATTATCCGTGTGAAGCCCAACGTACAGTGGTCTCAGATTGCGGGGTTGGAGGCTGCAAAGGAGGCTTTGAAAGAGGCTGTTATTCTCCCCGTTCGTTTCCCACAACTGTTCACTGGAAACAGAAAACCATGGAAGGGAATTTTATTGTATGGTCCACCAGGTACAGGGAAGTCGTATCTTGCAAAGGCTGTGGCGACAGAAGCAGACGGCACATTCTTGAGCGTTAGTAGTGCAGATTTGATGTCCCGCTGGCTGGGTGATTCGGAAAAATTGGTGCGGAACCTCTTCGAGAAGGCCCGTGAGGCGTacagggagggggggaaacccgctattatttttattgatgAGATTGACTCTCTTTGCTCAGCGAGGTCTGATGGTGAGAATGACGCCTCCCGTCGTATCAAAACGGAATTCCTTGTACAGATGCAAGGAGTAGGCCACGACGACGAAGGTGTCTTAGTGCTGGGCGCAACGAATATACCATGGGCCCTTGACAGTGCGGTACGGCGACGCTTCGAGCGCCGTATATACATACCGCTTCCGCAAGCCCATGCCCGATGTCAAATGATTAAGATTCATCTCGGTGACACTCAGCATTCCCTCACGGATGAGGACTGCAACGCTTTGGCAAAAATGACAGAAATGTACTCGGGCAGTGATATCAGCATCGTCGTGCGGAATGCCATGATGGAGTGCGTTCGGTCAGTGCAGTTAGCGACTCACTTCAAACGTGTAACGGGACCGGACCCGAAGGATCCAACGCGGACCGTCAACGATCGGCTTGTGCCGTGCTCGCCGGGTGACCCCAATGCCATTCCCATGACAATGAATGATATTACGGAGTCTGAGAAACTGATGCCGCTTCCAGTGACCATGCAGGACTTTATCAAGGCACTGCGCACAGCCCGTCCTTCCGTATCGAGTGAAGACATTACTCAGCATGTTAAATTCACTGAAGAGTTTGGGCAGGAGGGATAA